In one Silene latifolia isolate original U9 population chromosome 10, ASM4854445v1, whole genome shotgun sequence genomic region, the following are encoded:
- the LOC141608142 gene encoding uncharacterized protein LOC141608142, with protein MWGEDKNFVQLITNAWQTDIAGHKMYTIVRKLKLIKPVLKQLNKDSYSDIEDMCNEAERRLEKVQQDLIGNMGDKDLMNQEYEANQQVQFLQKAKFSFLQQQAKAAWLCEGDGNTALFHRVIKTRRAKNAMFQIEDRHGSECTDQKSIQEAFLEYYGSLLGMSHGTMKVSSRVIKTGRICDQAHWNILMEPVTNSEIKESIFSPQMINLLGQMVSLLLKQLNATNITLIPKIDRPTNVLQFRLLSAAMFCTRASPRFYAIDYQRTLKFATENYPFKFHRKCAQIKLCHLMFADDLLLFCKGDKLSIMTMIRAFGTFSQTSGLKLSPGKSSAYFNGMKQNDKDEILAVSGFREGELPFKYLGVPIQTTRLSKHECMSLIEKLGARIRSIGAKKLSYAGRLVLVQSVLATYHNYWAMIFVIPKGVLDRIDSLCRNFLWEGGAEYTRPPMVSWDKVCTPKKEGGLGLRNLTTWNMAAVGKLAWWVTNRPDKLWVQWVHHIYLKGANWGEYNPTMDSSWSWRKICQVRDKMNQAFTSEDCNNEYSIRQGYNILRETKPVISWFHQVWASWSVPKHRMIAWLIYQNALNTRSKLYRLGVSDRNTCCICEHEPETIQHLFFECAYSDKILSDLEFCLGIKIHRTNTLHWLINCRGTRLKKRIIRVMMNAYLYFIWHRRNISRLEMTLEKPQNVALSIWKLVQERCIPLIKRPVGPKDRM; from the exons ATGTGGGGGGAGGATAagaattttgtgcaactcatcactAATGCCTGGCAGACTGATATTGCAGGACACAAAATGTACACTATTGTCAGGAAACTCAAATTGATTAAACCAGTCCTCAAGCAGCTCAATAAGGATTCATATTCTGATATAGAGGACATGTGCAATGAAGCTGAAAGGAGACTTGAGAAAGTGCAGCAAGATCTAATTGGAAATATGGGGGACAAAGACCTAATGAATCAGGAATATGAAGCCAATCAACAGGTTCAGTTTCTACAAAAAGCAAAGTTCTCCTTCTTACAGCAGCAGGCCAAAGCTGCCTGGCTATGTGAAGGGGATGGAAATACAGCCTTATTTCATAGGGTCATTAAAACAAGAAGGGCTAAGAATGCAATGTTTCAGATTGAGGATAGACATGGTTCAGAGTGTACTGATCAAAAATCCATTCAGGAGGCTTTTTTAGAATATTATGGATCTCTTCTTGGAATGAGTCATGGAACAATGAAAGTGAGCAGTAGAGTGATCAAGACAGGGAGAATTTGTGACCAGGCTCACTGGAATATTTTGATGGAACCTGTAACCAACTCAGAAATTAAAGAGTCAATCTTCAGTCCCCAAATGATAAACCTCCTGGGCCAGATGGTTTCACTA CTACTTAAGCAGCTGAATGCCACTAACATTACTCTAATTCCCAAGATAGACAGACCTACAAATGTGTTACAATTCCGCCTATTGTCTGCTGCAATGTTTTGTACAAGAGCATCTCCAAGATTTTATGCAATAGATTATCAAAG AACACTCAAATTTGCTACTGAGAACTACCCTTTTAAATTTCACCGCAAATGTGCCCAGATCAAATTGTGTCATCTCATGTTTGCCGATGACTTGCTTTTGTTTTGCAAAGGGGACAAGCTGTCTATTATGACCATGATCAGAGCTTTTGGAACCTTCTCTCAGACATCTGGGTTAAAATTAAGTCCTGGTAAGTCAAGTGCTTATTTTAATGGGATGAAACAGAATGACAAAGATGAAATTTTGGCTGTGTCTGGTTTCAGAGAGGGTGAGCTGCCTtttaaatatttaggagttcCTATCCAAACCACACGTCTCTCAAAACATGAGTGCATGAGCCTTATTGAGAAACTTGGTGCTAGGATTAGAAGTATTGGAGCTAAAAAATTATCTTACGCTGGGAGACTGGTCTTAGTACAATCTGTTCTTGCTACTTATCATAACTATTGGGCCATGATATTTGTGATACCCAAAGGAGTCTTGGATAGAATTGATTCACTCTGCAGGAATTTCTTGTGGGAAGGGGGAGCAGAATATACTAGACCTCCAATGGTATCATGGGATAAGGTCTGTACCCCAAAAAAGGAAGGAGGGTTAGGCCTCAGGAATCTAACAACATGGAATATGGCTGCTGTTGGTAAACTAGCATGGTGGGTGACCAATAGACCAGATAAACTATGGGTCCAATGGGTACATCATATCTACCTGAAAGGGGCAAATTGGGGAGAATATAATCCTACTATGGACTCtagttggagttggaggaaaaTTTGTCAGGTCAGAGACAAAATGAATCAGGCTTTCACTTCAGAGGACTGTAATAACGAGTACAGCATAAGACAAGGATACAATATTCTGAGAGAAACCAAGCCTGTGATCTCTTGGTTTCATCAGGTATGGGCATCATGGTCTGTTCCTAAACATAGAATGATTGCTTGGTTAATTTACCAGAATGCCCTAAACACTAGATCAAAGCTATACAGATTGGGGGTAAGTGATAGGAACACCTGCTGCATCTGTGAACATGAGCCTGAAACTATCCAACACTTGTTTTTTGAATGCGCTTATAGTGATAAAATTTTATCAGATTTGGAGTTTTGTTTGGGGATCAAGATACACAGAACAAATACTCTACACTGGCTAATAAATTGCAGAGGTACTAGGCTTAAGAAGCGTATTATCAGAGTAATGATGAATGCATACCTTTATTTTATCTGGCATCGACGGAACATCAGCCGGTTGGAGATGACCTTGGAGAAACCTCAAAACGTTGCTCTGAGCATTTGGAAACTGGTACAAGAGAGATGCATTCCTCTAATTAAACGGCCGGTGGGACCTAAAGATCGTATGTAG